tgcagaagaaaatgtcatacacatctgggatggcatgagtgtgagtaaatgagagaataaaaattttGGGGTGATTTATCTCTATAACATTGAAACATAATTTATATTAGAAACATTTGGTCATTCCTtgtcaactcaaccagaggtccctggctaaataaaaaaaaaaaatacaattaaatgaagTAAATGCACAAATGATGATGAATGCCAAAATATTAAAAGCTATGGATGAATATTGACTGTGTAGACTGgggaaaatatattaattttcaCCAAAGATTTTGAGCAAAACTGCAggttaaaaaataatttgcacaGAAGGGTCATAATTTTATGTTTACACAGAGATAAATTGGTCTATTACTACAATATGTATTTTTGCTTAAAATCATTGGGAAAATAATGGATTTCTCAgtaattattgaattatttagCTTTTATCATTAGTAGTTTCTTCTGAAAAGCAAGAACAAAATAACAATTTCAGCTGGGGAAGGAggtttctgaaatttggttgataAGACATGTTCACGTTGGGACAGTCAACCAATAACACTTTATAATACATATACACCCATATTGACACTTACACATACTCTGCCTCCAATAACAAGATTTACATTGGTTCTACCATGTTTTCGCATCCAATACCATGGGAATACCATTTTTTTGGACACGGTACATGAATATAGTAATCATTCAGTATCATGGTTTTACCATGTGATAAAATCGAGCACACATCAATGTATTTGTTTATGCTGTCATTTTAACAGTAAAGGCTGTTTACGATGTCACACTGAACTTCAAAGACAAGCAGAACCCCACCCTGCTGGGCATCGTTAGTGGGAAGACATACAAAGCAGATATGAGCATCAGGTGAGTCACTATAACAGCTTTAGAGTTGGTATTTGTTACTTTTAATCATTTACTAAATCTAAGAATATGAATGAATGGTATAATTAACTATCTCTAGTAGTCACTATAGGCATTTCAGCCATGTGTCTGCCTGTACTGGCTCCATGTTTCTCATACACAAACTTAAAACCATTTGCATCTTACTGCTGACCTAAAATATTCTTAAACAATTGGATTAAGGTTGTAACTAAGAGGATCTGTACCTAGTTAAGCACCTCCACAGAAGACTCCCCTGTCTTCTGCATGAAGTTATAGTGACCTCTAGTGGCATGTGTAGAGTGCTGTATTGATCCCTCATTCTTATGTCCACAGACGCTTCCCTGTTGAAGAGATTCCTGATGATGAAAAGGAGTGTGCTGATTGGTTACACAAGCTCTACCAGGAGAAGGTCTGAAACTCAAAGTAGCAATCAAGATGATATTTAgccagatagttcacccaaaaatgaatattctgtcataattttctcctcctcatgttgtaccaaacttgtatgacttccttccgtgcaacacaaaaggagatgcttggTAGCATGTCAGATACTTTCATTGTAGATTGACTAAgactgtaaataatgacaattttaattttgggtgcaCTATTTCTTTTGTGACCAAATTAAAATCTGATTGCTAGTTCGATTTGTTATATTTCTTGACATATTGGATTGACAGttgtaattttttcttttttttaaggatgCACTGCAAGAGTATTATCAGAAGGAGGGATGTTTCCCCGGTCCCACCATTAAACCCAAACGTCGAGTTTGGACACTACTGAATTTTTTGTTCTGGGCTACAGTCCTGCTCTCTCCACTTATTAACTTTGCCTGGGATGTTTTTGTCAGCGGCTCTCCCCTACTCATCATTGGCTTCATGATCTTCCTCATTGTcggtcagttttgttgatgtgATTATCACAGTTTAGAGGGATTTGAATTTTGGCGTAACTGTGATTATTTGAGAACAGTAAATGTTGTgctatttaaattacattttactgtccaaataagaCACACATAGAAATGACATGAATGGTGCATTTTTGTTTCTCATTTTCCGGTGTTATTGCGTTTTGTGAGCACTCTAAATAATCTCCAACCATCTTACTGACTCGCACCATGGACAGCACTCTGCAACTGAAGAGTGTATGAAGAGTAACCGGTTCTGAagtgatctgatctgatctctggTTTcactaaaatgttaaatgtttgcatAATAGCAAATGTTCTTTGTCGTTGTGGGTTCATACGtgcagtgttaatgacatgcagtgaTGCAGAAGAGGAGATGCCAGcttactttttttttcaaatacacAGAATCTCAGAGGTCTTTATACAAAATAAGGGCTCTTGAGACAAATCATGAGATGAGTCTTTAATCGAGATTTaagctgagtgagtgtgtctgagtcccgaataATGCTAGGAaggttattccatagtttaggagaaaaacagaaaaaggttctatctccttttgtggattttgatattacTAGGGTACTATGCACAGTCTGGAATTTTGTGACCTTTGTGGATTATAGCACGAtaaaaggtcacttaagtactttggagctagaccattcaaagctttgtaagtagttaGCAGAATTTTCAAATTGATACAACACCTAACAGgcagatgaatctcagttgcctccacgtctgagacagtcagtccgtgcatcttatcacgtggcttgttgagcgcggaGATAttgtgcgtgtggaggcttcatgttaCACttacgagagcgagaaccacattatagcgaccacgaggaggttaaccaacatgactacccaccctagcaaccgggccaattggttgcttaggaagcctgactggagtcactcagcacgccctgtattggaatttgcaactccaggtgtggtagtcagcgtcttcgcttgctgagctacccaggcccccgaatcATATTTCTTGAGTCTGCCAGACGTCCACCCAgtagtgcattacaataatctagtcttgtaGTCATGAATGCAAGAATTAGCTTTTCGGCATCAGAAACAGAGAGCATATGTTGTAATTTAGCGATagttcttaggtggaagaatgctgttctgctAATAtgggaaatgtgattttcaaaggattAAGAGCCTTAAAATgacgtgtgaaagtgaagaattggacaaatattttaaaatggcatataatatgtaataaacaTAATATTTACTTTGCAttaaccggctgactgtacattatcatgcttattacacggctactaaataaatcattaaatggacatgaaatattaatttgcattgaaattgttattatgtgagaagaaagaaattgctGAACTGCTGATTCGCACCTACAGCTTGTATCTGACTTCTGGTGGTGTTTATTTTGCGAAAAtgactgactgctcattatccagcttattacaagacttttgacaagaaaataaattaataatcatgCACCATTGGCAAGTAAGCAAGTAAATTAGTTGAATTTATTTcactagcttacttgtagagatcgcaaaGTGAAACGAGAAGtaacaaaagtataattcagaagtctaataaattattccatgaggctcatgattgttatgcaagcatacgataaggtttggtgagaaacaaaccaaaatcgaatataatattttgtgaaaatgttcactggccATTGATCTTCTGTGCGTGTTAATGATGGGGCAAGAGTTCATGcagacacattttgtttttctaaaaacaggtcctccacagcaatagtgacaaaataacaacacagctgcacacaaaaaagtctgggcatagaaatgcaacaattcttcgactacaaactcttcagacatgtttagtaagttctgctCTCTATTTTGTGTGCAGctttgttgtgttctgttgtcgctatctctgtggcagacctgtttttagattGACAAACAAGTTTTCGCATGTACATCCCAATGTCGCgagggggctgcgtgaactgttgctctcgtgccctatcatgaacatgtacaggagatcaacggtgtcaatattttcaatatatattacaatagatttcagtttgtttctttcCAAACtttatcatatgctttcataacaatcatgagtatCATGGAacaatttattagacttctgaattatacttttgcgttcttttgaagcttgaagatgcgGTCACCacaaactgccattgtatgacatcacagagcacaattcttttttcaaaatatttcccTTTGGGAAAGAAAGttgagaaaaagaaagtcatatatggttataacaacacaggggtgaataAACAACTGTTGTATACCTTAATTCccagatgtgcggttgttactcaaaCATATCAAAAggctagatggtgccattgacctgtcagaatcgagtattccagagacccattaaaataataatataatataatattcaggTAGGCTGGGTTCCTAAAACAacattgtaaatataaaatggaccaagactaaagACCAAAACGTgtcatattttaagtatttggaaATAAACATTTTCCATGTCACTCTACCCTAATGCAATATTCTCCAAGTTTTATATAGccctattttattgtattattccaagttaaatatgaataaattacttcttaatgtgtatgaagcacacatacaccttaagaagtatgacaattaatcattagctacATTttataatcgtgaaagccctaatggcatttacttttaaaaaccccatgaaatcaaaattgtagTTATGTGGCGATTAGCCCATATCTgctagctttgaggccatctatatgcaaGTGTACTCCTAAaggtttctttctctctctctctctctctctctctctctctctctctctctctctctctctccacagctTCTGTAGCAGTCCGCCGGCTCATTGGAGTAACTGAAGTAAAGAAGACCGGATCAAGCTATGGCAATACAGAGGCTAAGAAAGACAACTAAAATTTTTCACTGTGTCGACACCATGTGGCCACTGTAACACTCACCCTGCAGTCAAGCCTCAGGCACTGAGCTGCTCTGTGTGcagatatttttacaaaaaaatatgtaataaaaaaaaaaacataaaatttaaatctcttcaatgcaacattgtcGGGGTATATAGGGATATAACTATAGATATAACTTGATATGCTAGTgctataatttttattaattacatgggAAATAGAGAAGAAAATGAAATGCTCGTCAACTACGGATGTGTGTCGACATTCTTGTCTCCCCGggctgaaagaaaaaagaaaaagatgaccTAAAGAGTGACCAATCACTGATACTAATCACCCTATCAGTGACACTTTCCATTCTGTTTAACACCGCCCCTTTCATTGCATAAGACTCCGCCCATCAACGATCCTTCAATTTTCCCAAAAAACCACCGACTCGTGGAGAACACCCACTTAGTGTACTAGAGATTGTTGTTCTGCACTAATATTTATCTTCTACTGAAGGGGACACATTTCATATAGTCTGTCCTTTGCAACATTTCCATGTCTCCACCTAAAATACCTTCATATCAATAGCCATTTCTTTGAACTTTGTGTGAAAGACGCAACTCTCCTACGTTCATGTTCACATACGGTCAGATCTCCACTCAGAGCCTAAAGCCACATTGAGTCACTCAGACTGATTTTCTAAAATCAGAATTTCATGTCACAGGACAAACGAACATGCTGCGGATGAGGAGACCTCCTTAGCCAGGCTGGCCATTTAGAGATGAGGTGGTCAAACAACTGCCCCTTACAAAATAAATGACTGCTGTGGACCTTTAATGGATCTCTTGCTGCTGGAGGGACGTTGGTGGAAACTTGTATCTCGTGACTAAtatcacatttgaaatgtatagAAATGGTTGAgcaggatttctaaggaaaagcATGTATTTTAATCTGTCATCTTTGATAACTTCTGTAACTACTCCCCTTTTTTGAAATCTATTCTCACTTTGGGTTCTTGACTCCCTTTGCctccattgaattattgaattcGGATATATTGAGTGAGGGAGACGACGCTCTACCAATCTACTCTGACTCTAAGTTTAGAGTTCCCAATGTTGTCTACTCAATTAAAGGCCCATGATTTATACACCTACCCTCTCTATCCATGTATAGCATATGAAATATATGGCTAAAGAGTGAGGTATTAAGAAAGCAGCTGAATGACCAaggaaaaaaagataaatcatgtaaataactaatgTGAAACATGATTAGTTTGACAACTATTGACACTCGTGACGCTGCTAATGGCAAATTGGGTTGTAAATAAACTCTAGAGCTTTCTTTGACTTGAGGTTTGTCAGCTGTTTCGTAGTAGCATTAAACAATTCTGAAATGTGGCTGTATGCTGACGGCTGACTTTCATTGTTTGCACTGTAAACTCTGATCCGAATGATATGTTCATTGCAAgcacttgacaaaaaaaaatgatCAACACCTTTATGGTGATAAAACTTCTTAGATCACACCATTTTAAAATTGTCAGAGTTTACAGTGTAACTTGGTGgttttatagctgtaaaaaaaaaaacataacggATCAATGCAAGCCTTCTCAGAACTgataagtgtagcttttttatTTGGTGAGTGCATCTAAAGAGCCCTTCACCCCATAATGTTCCTGTGTGGTTGTGATATGCACACATATTATGCAGCTTGACACCGATTTGCTGAACCTCAAATCATTCACTGGGTGTCATGGTTTAAGATACTGCTACTCAAAGCATCTGAAACACTGCACTGTGATGTACACAACGTTCGCACAGTGATTTTTAGGTGAATGGTCAACTAATGGGAGTTTTCATTGAATTTgtgaatgtgaatttttttttttatgtttagctGAGTCTGAATTTATTTGACATctatcatttttgtgtgaaattctCTTATTTGAAATGGACACTAAATATAGTGTTTCATGATTTGAGTTTGAGTTACATGAACATTTTAGCAGTATGTAAACTAAGGCTAGAATTGAAATTTAGTCTATTTTAAAAGACCttgacaacttttttttttggtattttcttCCAGATTAATTAAAGCATTCAGGATGATTGGAATTGgtgttgttttatttcattatatgAACAACTAGGTAGACAAGGAATctgctttctgagtttaaagggaaaattcacccaaaatttgTAATGCtcttatttactcaacctcatgtcgtcccagatatttatgactttcttctaaataaatgatgagagaattttcattgttgggtgaactatcactttaaatataatataattgttgTTCACCAATGAATAAAGTAGATGGTCTGACATAGTAGGCTAAGATGTATTTTAACCAGAAGGGCCAACCAAGTGTGCAAAGCTGTTTAGAGCATTTTGAGGCCTCATTTTGCGAAATGCAACCACTGCTTATTTAGATAAAATCAGCTGTCTTCTTTTGTCGTGAATCGTGTGACTGTGGTCGCATCCGGTCATGCGaatcagttttgtgtgtgtgtgtgtgtgtgtgtgtgtgtgtgtgtgtgtgtgtgtgtgtgtgtgtgtttttaacccttaaactgtcaaaacacaaaataaaagcagTACTGTATGGTGGTTGCGTATTAATAAAGCTATCGCATACTTTGTGGAGGGGCGTTCACGCAGACTGCGTCCTTGAGCAGCAAGCGCAATGGTCAAACACGTCgcctagcgcatgtttacattagAAAACGATTGAAAAACGGCGAGGAAAACAAAGTCAACGGCCCCTTATTCTCATGCTTGAAAACTGTTGATGCCTGTTGTGTTTATTCCAAATTAAATGTTTCAGTCAAAACATGTAAAGTGTGAAGCATTTCCCCTGAATCTCCCCACCCCCAGTAACCCGTTTTCTGAACGCCTTTCAAATGAATTATAAGGCAGGACTATCAGGTCATATTTGCATGTGTAAGCAAGTGCTCTTCCATTCAAACACAAACAGTGGGGAAGTCTCTCAAGAAACCGCGTGTGCTAGCAAAAACAACAATTCTTGGGTCGACCAGAGCTCATACTATCTCTCTGTTATCTGAGTCAAGGTTGCGACCTGTTCATGACCAGGTGAAACACCACACGAAATGGGGCGCTGCTCTTTGACACATCAAATCGATGCGTTAAATATACTTTATGAACTGCGCGCTCATTCGACGACCAGTGGTGGAGAGCCGGGCCAGTGTTCCGATACTGCTGCGCCAGGTACAGCACCTGTACGCCGGACTGATTTCACGAAAGCTCCCCGCAGGCTAAGGACGATCGCGGACAGAGCTAGAGAAAGCTGCTTTGCACGACTGGTCGAAATACTGACAAAACTGATAGCAATAGAGCAAGACTTTATTAAAGGTGTTTCTAATTACGCTAGCAGTTTGCTCAGGCGCAAGGTAAGATGTTTTAAGCTGTTTTGTGTCCATTAACGTTTGGTGTAAAACTACATTGGCaaatgtgacatttatttatAATAGTAGGTTAGTGTAGTTGAACATGCTGCACTGCTCCAAATAAATAGATCTAAATAAGATGGAAATGTATATTTTACGTGACTGtggattatttttaatcaattggGTTTTTGTGCTTTTAGGACAGCGTTGACCTGAAGAACATATGTTTGAGGATGAAGTTGGCTCTTCATGAAGGTGGTTCCCAATTGGATAGAGACTTAAAGGAACTTGGCAACTGCCTTCGGCTTATAGTCAGTAACATGCTCTCATCTGTGCGAGATGAAAACAATCTGTCATTTACAATATGCACTAACAGACTGAGGGAACTATCAAACTCATTCCCTGATATCTAAAGATCAGTGGAAGTTAGCAGCACCAATTATAAGGAACTAGGCCTACCTCTGACGAAATGAAACCGATATTTCTGAAAAATAGAAGACACAAGCTTTTCTCAGGAAATAAACAAACCGTGAATTATCTATGAATGATCCTCTACAAATATGTGAAGTTTCTGGGCTCATACTAATCTTCGAAACTATTTGTTTAAAGGTGCAAAAATGTTTAACTACttaaagacattaattgtaattttacaatatatgtaggaaatcatgaccactcacattaaaatgaagactccagtcatatcagtaaccttataaaagttgtattattcttcatggagagggtccgcacatgggggctgccattttggaGCCACATGACCAGCCgcatactactcgcttaatctcagtaaccatcctgttatttgacacacTACTggttgattaaagtaatcatggctgactgtgaatactagatttctacaatggcatctgaaactgaaaactattaaatgatgctgcatccaagtcgCTAGGTGTTACTGTAAGACCAAtattaaaataagtgtttgttgttttagttatattttttgacatttttgcctTTATTAGATAGGATAGTGGAGAGAAAAGGTGACGGGACATGACCGGTGAGAAGAAGTACATTTGCATCCGGAAAGGCCTCTACGGGATGCAACCGCACAATATAGTATAGTAGTGTATCAGAGCTCTGCTCATAAGGCTACCCCTTGACAGAATTGTTTTTCTccatagttttgttttgtcatgccatatgtttattgttttgtgtcagtaCTCCAAAAAAGACATTCCATTCACTCATACCAGTATCATGAGTCTGTCCTGCTGACTGTACAGGACAGGTAAAACAAGTTTTGTCACTGATGGTGCTGAATCCACTCTCAACTCAACAGGTGGGATGCTTGAACAAAGTCACACCTCAGGGATGGGTCTGGTGTGGCAGGCTCGTCACCTGAGCTGGACATGAAGTATTGGGTGGGGGAGGGGCGTGTTTGAAAATGCCTGTATATACCACTGTTCTATCAAGTATTATGATGTCATACCCAATTATGTTGCTACATACTGTAATAAACTAATTGGTCTCAAGTTTCTGGTTTTAAATGGCAAGTTTAAATTATGTTGCATCTTTTTCTAATTCCTAAATCAATGTACAACTTTGTTAGTGTACTGTACTAGTAAAAGTACCATCTCTTGTCACTAGATGGCGCACAAAACCAGCATATTACTAATGCAAACGATCTTGTTCTCCACTCACTTATAAAGTGCACAAATATATAACTATTATCAAAATGGGCACCTTCTGGTTGTCATGTGTTAGTGTAATATGTCCATGTGATGAACTTAAGGCAAACTGACATCAAGCATCCACTACAAATCACCTTGAATCCAGTTAATTCaaagtaattactaatttgtttgCAAATTCCATTTGGTTTTGTATTAAGTTATCTATGAAatagaaattaatacatttgaagtgtaaagggataggtcatccacaaatgaaaatttggcagaacatatatttttagaagaatatctcagttctgtaggtccatacaatgcgagtgaatgttggccagaactttgaaggtccaaaaagcacataaaggcagcataaaataatccctAAGACCCCatttgttaaatccatatgtttagaagcgatataataagtgtgggtgagaaacaggtcaatatttaagtccttttttactataaatcgtccaccctgtccagtaggtggtgatatgcaccaAAAAAATagtgaattgccaaaaataaaagaagtgaaagtggagatttgtagtaaaaaaggacttaaatatttttctgcGTCTCTCACacactgaagatatggatttaaccactggggtcatgTGAatgacttttctgctgcctttaaatgcattttggtccttcaaagttctggccaacattcacttgcattgtttggacctacagagctgaaatattctcctaaaaatcgttgtttttgttctgcagaagaacgaaagtcatacacatctggaatggctcgAGGGTGAGAaatgggtgagctattcctttaaggcgAGCTAACATCATGCATCCACTAAAAACCACCTCGACTCCAGTTAGTTAAATGTAACTGCAAAACCTGCAggagttaaatataaaaaaggcctagcataatttgtttgtaaattcccattatttattaaatgtaattcatatatttgaagtgtggcttaagtgttcaaataaTTTATGAGGCCTCTGTATGTAATTATTGGATTGGTAATTACATATTCAGTGATAAAGGCATCATAAGCTTTAAAATGCGAAGTGTGAAAttgagcaaaaaataaaaattataataaaaaaaaaaagtgtacactctgggcattctctcaaccaactttaTTAGGGTGCCACCTGGGATgctttactgtatataaactgTATTTATGGAGTTCCCACGTATGACGGACAGttgttgactttttttcttccttttacgATCCAGTCCAACCtatccataaaaataaataaatacatttaatttttttaaagaaggatTTTATACATAGGCACATTTGTATAGCCTATGTCTTTTAAACTAATATCAAGTATTAATCATACGCCTTTTAATCAAAAGCATTTTAATCAGTCAAGTGTAAACACACTTTTCACAGGTAGAAAGCTGTTTATTATAAGAATTTTACGCTACACTCATATAACCAAGAAATCATAAGCGCTATTACACGTAACAGAAAAGGCTAAGTTTGCACAACTGTCAAAAATCGTTGTGCGATTATTTGTCAGTTTCACGTCAGGCCAGTAGAGGTCACCATATGCACATTTTCAATGCTTCGTGACATCACAGAATGCAACGGACACCGACACATTTGAAACTGTACGGCAGCACGTGCCATCTGTTTCACATCTTAAATTGGTTTATTATGTGTGAATGATTCCTACACTTGTGAGTAATAACGACAAgctattttagatttgtttcagATTTAACATCCAAGAGGCAATGTGTTGATGATCAATTTAAATTGATTTACAGACTGCGAAGTCAGTTAAAACGGTCTTTCTCTCCTGAAGGATCGCAAAAGATCCAGTGCTTTCTTTTTGCCACCCGCCACTTTCAATTGTTGATTTAAAAGATGGATACTTAAAATGCGTTTCACTGGGAACACTTTATAGGGGTCCGAATTAAGAATAATTTCTAGTAAATATGTCCTCTTCAGTCTTCAAAGGCAAATCATTTGAATCCTGAAGTAGGCCTGTGGTGAACtggtgtaaaataaaataaaaagcaacaaAGTTATTCAAAGAtgttaataattttctgtttttatgtaatttctttaaagaaaatgcATGTATAGTGGGTGATAAAAGTCTCGAGTCCACTCATGAAATTGTGTTTATTCAGCAGTTAATATTATAATTGACAtgattgacattttatttttagctaattggaaaaaaataacacaatcttCTGAATTTCTTAGTATCTCATGATTAGTATTAACAGAATGATTTGTTAATGTAtttgtgtgctttaatggaagcaaGGGAAAGTGGCATTTCAGTGTTGggaatttgcttatttgatttatTACCTATAAAaaatgcagaatcttaaatatttcttactcATAATACATAagtgtttacttatttttttaaatcctaaaactttctgCTTATTTCCAGATTTAAATGAGATTTTGGACTGACACTGCTGGATCTCACTGTATAAAGTGTGTCTTTTGTAAGTACACCactttttttaaagggacagttctgccaaaaattaaaaatctgttatcttttactcaccctaaagTTATTCCAAAtcaatgtgattttctttttatgcACTATAACAGTGTCAGTTACTTTCAGATGctctgaaagtgaatggtgactgagattaacatacagcttaacatctctttttgtgttccacgaaatgaagaattcatagaggtttgggacaacatgagagtgagtaaatgtgacagaattgtcatttttgggggaacaatCTCTTTAAGGCCATCTGAGGAGTGTGTTTTCTGGCCTAAATGTTTGACTGTTTTCTGTTGTCTTTGTTGTGTACTGTTGCTTAGGCTTTGCATCTTTTTGAATGAGTTGAACCCAACAACCCCAGGCACATGGAGGTCTGAGTTGAGCCACTGTGGGCCCATCAGCAGGCCAATAAGAAGCTAGCGTGGCGGTTGCAGACAGCATCTGTGGGACAGAATGGCTGGGTTATTATGTCACTTCCTTAGACATGGGGAGACCAGACCCAGACAGATGAGCAAAAGGATGTGTCATGTGAGTAAAAGATCAGAGGAGGAGAAGACGACCAGGCTCTGTTGAGGGTCTATATCTGTCTCTCTCAGTCTGCCTGTCTCGCTCTCGctcacactgttttttttttcgaCTCTGTCGACACTTCATCTCTTATGTGTTTACTGAATGTCTCCTGACATGTGCTTGATTGTCTTCTCCTTGCAGTCTTGAACCGATTTTTTCTTATCTCCTTGTTCTAGTTGTGTAATTTTCTATTTTGATTAGTAATTTACCCTGCTTTCCTTAAAAATATGACACATAAAgggaagtaaaaaaataaaaatacatttgaatttctgttataccttaaagtcttgattacaaaaaaagttgttgaccatttccaccatcattgcccatgaacaaaaatgttttttgttaattgAATAAACATTGACCTTTTGAGACAACTTGACGCATTAGTGGGGCATATTGTCCCAATGGGAAGCTAACATTAAATAACATATTATAGgctatttaatttctttaaacaGTACAA
This DNA window, taken from Xyrauchen texanus isolate HMW12.3.18 chromosome 5, RBS_HiC_50CHRs, whole genome shotgun sequence, encodes the following:
- the LOC127643496 gene encoding leukemia-associated protein 7-like; amino-acid sequence: MGRCSLTHQIDALNILYELRAHSTTSGGEPGQCSDTAAPGTAPVRRTDFTKAPRRLRTIADRARESCFARLVEILTKLIAIEQDFIKGVSNYASSLLRRKDSVDLKNICLRMKLALHEGGSQLDRDLKELGNCLRLIVSNMLSSVRDENNLSFTICTNRLRELSNSFPDI